GAAACTGTAGAGCCCTGCCCaaacccttaccgtaaccatttTAAAGATCAACTTAATGGGGCAGGGATGTGACAACAATCCCAGATAGCAAGGACCAGACTATAGCCACCAAGTGCAACTCTGCCATCTGAACAAGATGTGTTCTTAGCTCCTATACGTCAAGCTCGTTATTTTGTAAATTTATTTTTAGGTCTGCTAGTCTTGGCCTTGTTGTTCTGTGCTAATTTAGTCCACAGTTGTTGCTTGTGTGTCCAGAGCTGCTCGCTAGGAGGCCTATAAATAGCTAGAGCTTTATCAGAGCAGATGTGTTTACAGGCAGGCTCAATGACACCTACAAGCACAGCCCTGCTGCCCAGTctgcccctctcttcctctcctccactctccctttcTGTGCTTCCTACAGTTTCAGTGAACTACCTCCATTTTGGCTGGACCACAGTGCCCCCATCATAGCTGTCTTCCTGCCCGCCTCCCAGTCTCTGAGCTGTACAATGTGCTACGGCTTTGGGTTATATAAAGAaacagcagtagcagcagggCCAGGGGTGGGTCACACCCAGCTCCTGCCAGGCGGCCCAGGGAaaatccatccctccctcctgttcCCATCGGTGGGCCGTCCCATCCACAAAGCCCTCAACCACAGCCTGTTGCCATGGGAACAGCTGACAGGAAGCAAACTagccctctgctctgctctcacaGCCATCCCAGTCCACTTTGCCACCTGGAACCTTAATTTTTTTACCTTTAAAATCTGTGTCGCTCTCCCAAACCCATAATAGCTCCTCCAAGCTGTCTGCTTGCCCTGCGCTGGTCAGACTTTATCAGAGCAAATGGACAGATAGGTGTATCACAGAGCCTCCAGGCTgacccccagagagagggaggggagatacTCATCAGTGTAGAGGGCTGCCTGCCCTGAGGCCCCAACCAGGCCCACTGTACTGCAGCTGTGCTGGGAGAGGAACATTACTATCAGTGAATACATCTCCTTAGAGGCCCTGAGGCCTAGCTCTATGTTAATTTACATTGCAGGGGTCTCGGCATGGAGAAGATGAAATCTAGAGCATGTCTCCGTCTGCCTCTCCGTTACAGCGATCTCCATGACTTTGTTAGTCTGGTATTCATTGATCATAGTCCGTGATCTATATGCCTTATGTACTTTATGTGCCCTTCTCTGTTTTTATACCATATTGCCTACGTGACCTGGTAACAGTCTCCATGAGAGGCTTGACATTTGTCTTCACATTCCCCCACTACTATCACCTATTTTAGTGTTCTCACCAAATGTCTAGTTCAGTTATTCGCCCAGTGTGTCTCTCTAACCCCTGTGTTTCTCGACAGAAATGAGTCGCCAGACCGCCACAGCGCTGCCAACAGGAACCTCCAAGTGCGCCCCCTCCCAGCGCATCCCCACCCTGTCCGGCACTACAGCCTCTAACAGCGACCTGGCCAGCCTGTTTGAGTGCCCTGTCTGCTTCGACTATGTGCTGCCCCCCATCCTGCAGTGCCAGAGCGGCCACCTGGTCTGCAGCAACTGCCGTCCCAAGCTCACCTGCTGCCCCACCTGTCGGGGCCCGCTGGGCTCCATCCGGAACCTGGCCATGGAGAAGGTGGCCAACTCTGTGCTGTTCCCCTGCAAGTATGCGTCGTCGGGCTGCGAGGTAACGCTGCCCCACACAGACAAGGCGGAGCACGAGGAGCTGTGTGAGTTCCGGCCGTACTCCTGCCCTTGCCCAGGGGCCTCCTGTAAGTGGCAGGGCTCGTTGGACGCGGTAATGCCCCACCTCATGCACCAGCACAAATCCATCACCACGCTGCAGGGCGAGGACATCGTGTTCCTGGCTACAGACATTAACCTGCCTGGAGCAGTGGACTGGGTCATGATGCAGTCCTGCTTTGGTTTCCACTTCATGCTGGTCCTGGAGAAGCAGGAGAAATACGATGGCCACCAGCAGTTCTTTGCCATTGTGCAGCTAATCGGCACGCGGAAGCAGGCAGAGAACTTTGCCTACCGCCTGGAGCTCAACGGGCACCGGCGACGGCTCACCTGGGAGGCCACGCCCCGTTCCATCCACGAGGGCATTGCCACGGCCATTATGAACAGCGACTGCCTGGTGTTTGACACCTCCATCGCGCAGCTGTTCGCTGAGAACGGGAACCTGGGCATCAATGTCACCATATCCATGTGCTGAGGACTGTCAGGTGGACAgccactaacacacacacgcatacagacacacatacacacactccacacTACAGGAAACCTGGGTTTGGAGAGCAGCAGGGTGTAAGTGTTGTCCCAAGGAACCTGTTGCCATTGTAAATTGTGGTTTAGAACTTTCACAGATTGGTAAGAGCTTGATGCAAACAATGGAACTCTATCCCTGGGATTACATTTTAGGCTTCAATACAATATTCATTCAATAATTAAAGGTAAGTTTTTCTGAGGATAATCCACCAATGCCCTTCAACCCAGAGCACACCTATGGAGTGAACACTTCAACAGGTGGGAGCTCAGTTTTGTGGTCCATCTTTGCAGAGTGAAGCTGGCAGAAGTGTTACAGATAGTGAGAGACGGAGTGGGTGGACTCAATTTGAGGGAGGGTGGGGCATCAAAAACAAtggcaaatgtttttattttttatatattgcaTTTCAGTTGAGTCGAAGTGAAATGAACTATTAATGTTTTTGATTTTTAATTATGTTGTCCTTTTTTGCCCTCCTTGGATGAGAAGGTCCTAGTACTGTGTGCACGGACATTGGCTGAAAAGCTAGTTTGGTCTCTCTGGAGTCCAACGGTTTCAGCCTAAACCAATGAATATCTGACATGGGGTGTATTTGTTACtccaattctgttgcaaaacgttttgtctGTTGCAAAGCGTTTTACAactaaaacaagagtttctattggacaaattcaggtaggtccctcagTTTCGTTCGGTTTGGTTCTTAAACGGTAAATGTTTTTCCGTTGCAAgatgtaatgaatacaccccaggaatGAGGACAGTTTCTACAGTTATAATATCGTTATTATTAAATGGAGATTGTTatcatttttgtaatgacttttAATGAATGAAAAAGGCTGTACCCTTGTGGCTAAGCTTTCAGTGTTTGTAGATCAATTGTGTCGTTCTTTCGAAAACttcaatgtattttattttgtaagTTAGTTTTCGCTCGTCGTTTGTCCGTCTTTGTCTAAATTCTGTTTGTGAGTGGGCGTAGCAATGCCAAACATCTCTGTGGATACATAGTACTGTTGCTGGGCCCCATCTCTTAATTGTCTTGTTTTATTTTGTCATTAAATAAATCTCTTTTTCATACCTTGTGCAATTTCTCCATCCCTGTGATTTGCTATAGGGAAATAACAGCATTATTTATTGGCAGGGATTTACTCAAACCACGGAATTATCATTCTAGTTAAGCACTTTATACTCATCAGATGGCTTTAATCATATAGACATGCATGAGTGCACTGCTGATCAcaaaggtttgtgtgtgtgctgtggggtGCATTGTTGATTATggtacattgtgtgtgtgcatgtgtttcccAGTCCTATCCAGCCCCGTGGAGGCTGGGGCGTCTGTGTTCTGGCCTAGTGAATGAAGGGTTAGCTCTGTAGGACCATAATTACCAGAGGCCCCCAGGACGCCCTGGGGACTTTGGCACCCAGCCAGCTACACTCCACTGGGGAACACAGACCACTCTTTCTCTGACCCTGCTGCTGTTTTGTCTTCACGCCACTTCCGTCATGCATTATCTCCCCCAGTAGTGGCCCTTAAAGTAACAGCCATGTTCAGTCATGTGTACTGCTCATACTGTTTAGGGGAAAGTGCTCCTGTTTCCTTCCCAGGCCTCATTCAATCAAATCTGCAATTAGATGTGTCCATAAGTGGTGGAGCAAAGCAGTCATGGGATTTTGATCACTAACTGGTATCTGCTATTCTAGTGTGAGGTGCAGAGTAGTGGTTCCCGTGGTGATTTACAGCACAGGGTAGTTTCCTTGTGATGAGGTCATAGATGAGGCCTTATTTTCCCTGCCCTGAGGAAGTTTGGTCTGTTATGCAGACTTTCAGGGTGGATTATTTAATCCTTGCTCAGATTTAAATGGCACATCTGTCTGTAGAATCAGCCTCGGGCTAGCTGACTACTACATCTGAGCACAGCTTAAACACAACCTGTTCCAGATGCACTAATCACAATTTCCTTCACCCCAATCCCTGAAATTTACAATTGTGTTAATATTAACAGTAGGCTACTATTGTCTGCAGTTTTGTTTCTAGTCATATATTTTGGTAGTATCTCCTGTTGGGCCTAGTGGAAGGCATGTAGATGTTGGAGGTAGCAGGCAGGCTGTGGTGGCGCTTGTTTTGGCTCATCGTCGTAGAACTAAGTGGGTGGTGGTCAGAATGATGATCCACACCCTCCCTGCTGTTACTGAGGCAGCTGCATAGTTTTCTGCTGATTCTCAACCACATTCAACAGAGTACGTATTTTAATTGAAATTCCTTATTTTCTGCAGTTAGTGACCAATCATGTTTCAGGTCATTATCTAGTTGTGTAACAGTTGCataattaatcaatcaaatgtatttctaaagccctttttacGTCAGCCGATgtcaaaatgctgtacagaaaccaagcctaaaaccccaaacggcaagcaatgcagatgtagaagcacgatggctaggaaaaactccctagaaaggctggagaggaaccagggtctgaggggtggccagtcctcttctggctgggccagggttgagattataacagtacatggccaagatgttcatagatgaccagcagggtcaaataatcaCAATGGTTGTAGAGGGTGTAAAAGAGAATGCAACCGGTAAGCACCTccagagtaaatgtcagttggcttttcatagccgagcgtTCAGAGTTCGGGACAGCAGTTGCTGTAGAGGGAGAGGGTCGCAAAATAACAtgtccaggacaaggtagcatgtccagtcaacaggtcagggttccatagccacagacaacagttgaaactggagcagaagCGTGACCAGGTggattggggacagcaaggagtcatcaggccaggtagtcctgaggcatggtcccagggctcaggtcctccgggagagggagcgagaattaaagtatacttaaattcacacaggacaccggataagacaggattaCACcaaatataacagactgaccctagccccccaacacacactattgcagcatagatactggaggctgagacaggaaaaTGGCTAAATGAGGTGAGTTTGTCTTAGGGTATGACACAGTACTGCATCTTAACAGTATACACTATATTAGCTATTGTACAATCACACTCATCCATTTTATACCacatttgtgttacagcctgaattcaaatggatATAAAAATAAGTTatctcaacaatctacacacaatgccccatattgacagtgaaaaatattttttgaatTTGTAGCCAATTTTATTAAATGTAaattagatttctgtatttcataagtgttcacacccctgagtcaatacatgttagaatcacctttggcagcgatcacagctgtgagtttttctgggtaagtctaagcaTTGCACACCTAGATTGTTAAAATATTGTACTATTATTCAAGCTCTCAAGTTGTTTAtcaatcattgctagacagccatagTTTTTCAAGCCGTTTATAAGTCCACTGTAAcgaggccactcaggaacattctgtCATCTTGTTAAACtcgtgtatatttggccttgtgttttaagttcttgtcctgctgaaaggagaacttgtctgttggaaagcagactgaaccaggttttcctctaggatgtttCCTATGCTTAGCTCTACTCTGTTTTGTTTATACCCCCCAAAAACGaacctagtccttgctgatgacaagcatacccataacatgatgcagccaccaccatgcttgaaattaCTGTATGAAGAGTGGTAGTCTGATGTTGGATTTGCTGTACAGGCTTCCATCTTtttggttagtattgtggagtaactacaatgttgatccatcctcagttctcccatcacagcctttaaactctaactgtaactgttttaaagtcaccattggcctcatggtgaaatccctgagcctATTCCTTCCTCCCCGGcaattgagttaggaaggacgcctgtatctttgtagtgattgggtgtattgataaatcatctgaagacatttcagcttttcattttttattaatttgtaaacatttctaaaaacaattccactttgacattgtgtgcaggccagtgacaCCATCTAAATGTCATCAATTTTAAATTCTGGCTGGAACacaaaaggggtgtgaatactttttcctcaaggcactgtaaattaaaTCACTAGTAAATTCTGATACTTCTGGTCAtgaagtgtatgtggacacctgctcatcgaatttctcatttcaaaatcatgggcattaatatggagttgggccCCCCCCTTTGCTACATTCTTCTGGGAAGgaattccactagatgttggaacatagctgcagggacttgcttccattcagccacaagaacatttagtgaggtcgggcactgatgatgggcgattaggcctcgctcgcagtcggcgttctaattcactccaaaggtgtttgatggggttgaggtcagggctctgtgcaggccagtcaaggtcATCCACACCGAGCTCGACAAaccattgtcatactgaaacaggaaatggcctcccccaaactgttgccaggAAGTTGGACGCACGggatcgtctagaatgtaattgtatgctgtagcattaagatttcctttcactggaactaaggggcctagcccgaaccacgaaagacagccccagaccattattcatccaccaaactttacagtcggcactatgcattttattttttatttaactgggaaagtccgttaagaacacattatttacaatgacggcctaggaccagagggttaactgccttgttcaggggcagaatgacagacttttaccttgtcagctcggggcaggtagcgtttttaccttgtattggggcaggtagcgttctcctggcatccgccaaacccagattcgtttgtcggactgccagatgttgaagtgtgattcatcactccagagaatgcgtttccactgctccagagtccaatggcgaacttgacaccacttcagccgactgttagcattgcgcatggtgatcttaggcttgtgtgcggctgcttgacCATGGCAACCCAGTTCATGAAGCtgccaacgaacagttcttgtgctgacatttggAACTctgcagtgagtgttgcaaccgaggacagactattttttacATGCTACGCACatcagcactcagtggtcccgttctgtgagtttgtttggcctaccacttcggctgagccgttgttgctcctagaagtttccacttcacaataaccgcaattacagttgatcggggcagctctagcaaggcaaaAATGTTGAatggacttgttggaaagatggcatcctatgatggtgccatgttgaaagtcactgagctcttcaaaaaggccattctactgccaatgtttgtctatggtgattgcatggccgtgtgctcggttttatacacctgtcagcaacgggtgtggctgaaatagccaaatccactaatttgaaggggtgtccacataccttttgtgtgtatatatagtgtaccagCAGTATTTCTCTGGATGTTGAGCAGTCCTCTGATGCTGATGCCCATCAAGAAGCCTTTGTAAACCTCATTAATTCCGTCACCATATTAGATCTGAGGTACATGAACAGCATGTTCAAGGTCAACTGTCTTGTTATGATCTTAAACCAAAAATTAGGGTtgcccttaaatgtacatggcCAGAACTTCTACGCCAGAGTAACATATGGTTCCTCTGGAGGAACTTTATCACTGGCTAGTACCGCTAAAATCCCCCCCCTCTGGATTATTCAGCCAGTTCCCAGAACAACCTgtgcagcagacagacagtagagctCAGTGATTGATGGCCTCAACTCTGGGTCTGAACTCCTTTTGAAATTTCACCAAGTTCAGACCAGTCAGGTCATAAATGTTGAATATCAGATCCAATCCAAATCCTCCACAAAATAAAGGAAAGGCAACCAACCGGTGATTCAAGTTAGGGCACTACATCTCAACAAGTTCTTAAATATCTGTCCTCGGTTGTTTGTGTGAGAAAGTTGAAACTCATGAACTTAGGGAAGGGAAATGTTAAGAAGAAatgcttaaagggataatccaccccaaaagaaaaataaatacaaatcatgAAACTCAATTTGATGAAAGCCTATGTTTTATCAGTGGGTAAACAAAAAATATTTCCCATGATTTCCCATGGTTCGTCTGTGAAATCAGGAAATCGTGTAGGAACTTGTCATCACAGCTACATGGTTCTCGTCACTAAATAGTACCCACACAAAacaagtctcaacgtcaacagtgaagaggcgaccccgggatgctggcctttaggcagagttgcaaagaaaaagccatatctcagactggccaataaaaagagaatattaagatgggcaaaagaacacaggaAAGAGATGGCTTTATCttcgcaactctgcctagaaggccagcatcccggggtcgcctcttcactgttgactttaagacgggtgttttgcgggtactatttaatgaagctgccagttgaggacttgtgaggcgtctgtttctcaaactagacacgctaatgtacttgtcctcttgctcagttgtgcaccggggcttcccactctttctattctggttagagccagttagtGGCTGTTTGGTGAATGGAGTAGTAACCAGCGTTGTagaagatcttcagtttcttggcaatttctcgcatggaatagccttcatttctcagaacaagaatagactgacttgtttctggccattttgagtctaatcgaacccacaaatgctgatgctccagatattcaactagtctaaagaaggacaattttattgcttctttaatcagcccaatagttttcagatgtgctaacataattgcaaaagggttttcaaatgatcaattagcctttttaaaatgatgaacttggattagttaacacaacatGACTTTGGAACacgggagtgatggttgctgataatgggcctctgtacgcctatgtagatatgcCATTATAAAtcagccttttccagctacaatagtcatttacaacattaacaaggtctacactgtatttctgatcaatttgatgttattttaatgtacaaaaaaaatttgcttttctttaaaaaacaaggactttTAAGTGACCTgaaacttttgaacggttgtatgttttatttttttttaacaatattACGCCCTGCTTCAGTATCCTACTCGGTGAGGACTAGAACAGAAGAATACTGTGGTCAACAACCCCTGTCTGCCTCCCCTCCAGATaaccaccctcctctccctgctttACACATAACACAGACACATTCCAGTACCCTGTGCGAGCTCAAGAGCCCCTAACCCTGATCCCCTCTCCCCCCTACACCCCCCAAATCCCATGGGTATGAATGGAATGCTTATGTTACTAACATAAATGTGCATGTGTACTTTCTCTCGAACAGCTACACTGCTGTAAGCCTATAGTCAACAACGTGAGCAGAGCAGCACAACAATCAGAGTACTTTTTTTAAGTTGCACCCTTTAAGTCTGAAAACTAGTAGGGTTATAAGTGCATGTTTATAGTTGGCTCTTGTTCTGGCAAGAGGAACCATGTTATGGGTGCAGGCTTTAATTCTGTATGACGAGGCTTTTCTTTACATCtacagtgcctatagaaagtctacacCTCTGTGAACCTTTTTCATATTTTGCTGTCCCAAAAAGGGATTTCATTTTAGTTCCCTacagatctacacaacctactccacattttaaGTGGCGTAGGTTGTGTAGCTCTCTCTGTCCATCAATGATCCCCAACCAAATTGACTGAGCACGAGTATAGgagtgggagggccaagagaccagaggtggcagaaccgATTGCTCGAGTTGGGCTCCCCCTCTGAaagacacacacatattacagagGTGAGAGAGGACGAGAACTTAGAAAGCTGCAGAGAAAATTATAGAAATGAATGAATATTAGCACTACCACTTGAGAGTTCATTGGGGAGGTTGGAGGAGGATTTAAAATGACTGGGTGAGCATTTCTGCACACACGGTTTGTTCTTTTACACGGTACACAACCCGGCACGGTCACGAGCCAGCCTCCCTAGACCTCTTATTATGCACATGACGATCACTGCCCACTGACGAAGTGCCCTGACTACCAATATCATGTGGATAAGGAGCACAGTGTTCCCCTCAACAGACCTAGTCCATTCAGTcccacaagcaagcatacaaggccctccatCGTCCCCACCTTTgacaaatcagatcatgactctaTACTCCTGCTTCCTATTTACAAGcaaaagctcaaacaggaagtacccgtgacgCGCTCTGTTGAGAAATGGTCCTCCTTTTCAGTGGGTATGAGcttactggaatatgttccgggactaCGCCAATAGCATTGACGAGCTAACCACTTacgtcaccggcttcattaggaAATGCATCGCCAATGCTGTCCCCAGAGTGAAGGTTTGCTGTTTCCGCAATAaaaagccctggattaacacCGAGTTTGTTGCACAGCCAACCCAGAGGCTATGGCTCAGAAAACTAATAAGTACAAGAAGTGCTGCTGTGACCTCCGCAGAGCcatcaaacaaacaaaataacaatatagga
This window of the Oncorhynchus clarkii lewisi isolate Uvic-CL-2024 chromosome 1, UVic_Ocla_1.0, whole genome shotgun sequence genome carries:
- the LOC139393300 gene encoding E3 ubiquitin-protein ligase Siah1-like isoform X1 is translated as MSGRANVQPVNSWKGVLKLFTCIATRTANNPKEVPTFQEKKKALFGNLMDEEMSRQTATALPTGTSKCAPSQRIPTLSGTTASNSDLASLFECPVCFDYVLPPILQCQSGHLVCSNCRPKLTCCPTCRGPLGSIRNLAMEKVANSVLFPCKYASSGCEVTLPHTDKAEHEELCEFRPYSCPCPGASCKWQGSLDAVMPHLMHQHKSITTLQGEDIVFLATDINLPGAVDWVMMQSCFGFHFMLVLEKQEKYDGHQQFFAIVQLIGTRKQAENFAYRLELNGHRRRLTWEATPRSIHEGIATAIMNSDCLVFDTSIAQLFAENGNLGINVTISMC
- the LOC139393300 gene encoding E3 ubiquitin-protein ligase Siah1-like isoform X2; protein product: MDEEMSRQTATALPTGTSKCAPSQRIPTLSGTTASNSDLASLFECPVCFDYVLPPILQCQSGHLVCSNCRPKLTCCPTCRGPLGSIRNLAMEKVANSVLFPCKYASSGCEVTLPHTDKAEHEELCEFRPYSCPCPGASCKWQGSLDAVMPHLMHQHKSITTLQGEDIVFLATDINLPGAVDWVMMQSCFGFHFMLVLEKQEKYDGHQQFFAIVQLIGTRKQAENFAYRLELNGHRRRLTWEATPRSIHEGIATAIMNSDCLVFDTSIAQLFAENGNLGINVTISMC